A portion of the Sphingorhabdus pulchriflava genome contains these proteins:
- a CDS encoding virB8 family protein: MAGGVSDRDDLKAYFAEAASWDHDRFIAANRSKRLAWTVAGIASGLAIAGVAAIAMLTPLKTVAPYVITVDKATGASEITSPMSVDRQITYNEAVAKYFLADYVRNREGWIPQARQEFFEGVLAMSSRDEQARWTAFYSKDNPKSPQSTFTDLDTVFVAVKSVTFVSAKVAQIRFTKTLQRGATVTDTPAIATVTYDTTDTPTTEQQRFKNPLGLEVQTYRADLEVTQ; encoded by the coding sequence ATGGCCGGCGGCGTTTCCGACAGAGACGATCTCAAAGCCTATTTTGCGGAAGCCGCGAGCTGGGATCACGACCGATTCATCGCAGCCAACCGCTCCAAGCGGCTGGCCTGGACAGTCGCAGGGATTGCGAGCGGCCTTGCGATTGCCGGGGTTGCAGCGATAGCGATGCTGACGCCGCTCAAGACCGTCGCGCCCTATGTCATCACCGTCGATAAGGCGACCGGCGCGAGTGAAATAACATCGCCGATGTCGGTCGACCGGCAAATCACCTATAACGAGGCCGTCGCCAAATATTTCCTCGCCGATTACGTCCGCAACCGCGAGGGCTGGATTCCGCAGGCACGCCAGGAGTTCTTCGAGGGCGTGCTGGCGATGTCGTCGCGCGATGAACAAGCGCGCTGGACCGCCTTTTACAGCAAAGACAATCCCAAGTCGCCGCAATCGACCTTCACCGATCTCGACACGGTATTCGTCGCGGTCAAGTCCGTCACCTTCGTTTCCGCGAAGGTCGCACAGATACGCTTCACCAAGACGCTTCAGCGCGGGGCGACTGTCACCGACACCCCCGCCATTGCGACCGTGACTTACGACACCACCGATACCCCCACCACCGAACAGCAACGGTTCAAGAACCCACTGGGACTGGAGGTGCAGACCTACCGCGCCGACCTGGAGGTGACGCAATGA
- the virB10 gene encoding type IV secretion system protein VirB10: MADIPMGERATVDQTPDPEDIDRAPATERASKMPSMPGTAMDPKKMIGFAAAAGAIMFTVLALGTGLTGNSTLPPVKPRPALEPAQYDPATVIAPTLAGAATDPNAPIAVGEPVVPAIGTQPAPPPGAQQARQPSQAEVLREAARRSSLIAYGGERDSGGAGVRTGDYGGAPIAGRQPSAPATNLDNLRQASAIGQAQARTLPDRNFLITAGSFIPCVLQSAMDSSQPGYVSCIVPRNVYSDNGRVVLMEKGTKILGEYQGGLDRGQYRLFVLWTRAVTPRGIAIDVASPATDALGRGGMDGRVNNFFWQRFGTALLFSLVEDAATVGAEAVGNSASNTTRVPSDAASTILQQNGQIKPVLRKNQGEDVGITVAQDFDFSTVYGLSLK, from the coding sequence ATGGCCGACATTCCTATGGGCGAACGCGCGACGGTCGATCAAACGCCGGACCCCGAAGACATCGACCGCGCCCCGGCGACCGAGCGCGCCAGCAAGATGCCGTCGATGCCCGGCACGGCAATGGACCCGAAAAAGATGATCGGGTTTGCCGCTGCTGCTGGCGCCATTATGTTCACTGTGCTGGCGCTGGGAACAGGATTGACCGGGAACTCCACCCTTCCCCCGGTCAAACCCCGGCCTGCGCTCGAACCCGCGCAATACGATCCGGCAACGGTCATTGCTCCTACGCTGGCGGGTGCGGCGACCGATCCAAACGCGCCGATCGCCGTAGGCGAACCGGTCGTTCCGGCGATTGGCACCCAACCGGCACCTCCACCGGGCGCGCAGCAGGCCCGCCAGCCGTCGCAAGCCGAAGTTCTACGCGAAGCCGCAAGGCGGTCTTCGCTGATTGCCTACGGCGGCGAACGCGACAGCGGCGGCGCGGGCGTCCGCACGGGTGACTACGGCGGCGCGCCGATTGCCGGTCGCCAGCCCTCGGCTCCCGCCACCAATCTCGACAATTTGCGCCAGGCATCGGCAATCGGACAGGCGCAAGCCCGAACGCTTCCCGACCGCAATTTCCTGATCACGGCAGGCAGCTTCATTCCCTGCGTGCTGCAATCCGCGATGGACTCAAGCCAGCCCGGCTATGTGAGCTGCATCGTCCCCCGCAACGTCTATTCCGACAATGGCCGGGTCGTGCTGATGGAAAAAGGCACGAAGATCCTCGGCGAATATCAGGGCGGCCTCGATCGCGGGCAATACCGGCTGTTCGTGCTGTGGACGCGCGCCGTCACCCCGCGCGGGATCGCGATAGATGTCGCTTCGCCGGCAACCGACGCGCTGGGTCGCGGCGGCATGGACGGGCGCGTCAACAACTTCTTCTGGCAGCGCTTCGGCACGGCCCTGCTGTTCAGCCTGGTCGAAGACGCAGCCACCGTGGGCGCGGAAGCGGTCGGCAACAGCGCCTCCAATACCACCCGCGTCCCCTCCGACGCGGCTTCGACGATCCTGCAACAGAACGGTCAGATCAAGCCGGTGCTGCGCAAAAACCAGGGAGAGGATGTCGGAATCACCGTGGCCCAGGATTTCGATTTCTCGACCGTTTACGGCCTCAGCCTCAAATAA
- the chrA gene encoding chromate efflux transporter: MSAAPVVDMPRVASIPAPVSLGEAFWVWLRIAALSFGGPAGQIAVMHRILVDEKRWIGEHRFLHALNYCMLLPGPEAQQLATYIGWLMHKTRGGLVAGGLFVLPGAIAIMALSWIYALYGHVGIISGLFFGLKCAVLAVVLQAVIRIGSRSLKNTVMRSLAAAAFVLIFFFNVPFPLIVLAAGVIGFFGGRAGVAAFQVGGGHGAASGKIVADADTLLGEVLPAHANPTIGQSLRQALVWLVLWLAPVAALFVLMGEGSVFTQIATFFSKMAVVTFGGAYAVLAYVAQQAVEHYHWLSAREMLDGLGMAETTPGPLIMVLQFVGFMGAFRNPGMLSPLLAGTLGGLLATWVTFIPCFLWIFLGAPFIERMRGNKALSGALSAITAAVVGVVLNLAIWFAIHTIFRVVQPFSAGPIHFDLPQLASVDLWALAISAVAIVAMFRMKVGIFTTLGGASAAGIALHFAGVLA; the protein is encoded by the coding sequence ATGAGCGCCGCGCCAGTAGTGGACATGCCGCGCGTTGCCAGCATTCCAGCTCCTGTTTCCTTGGGCGAAGCATTCTGGGTCTGGCTAAGAATCGCGGCGCTGTCGTTCGGCGGCCCCGCCGGACAAATCGCGGTGATGCACCGCATCCTTGTCGATGAGAAGCGGTGGATCGGCGAGCATCGCTTCCTCCATGCGCTCAACTACTGCATGTTGCTGCCTGGCCCCGAAGCCCAGCAGCTCGCCACTTATATCGGATGGCTCATGCACAAGACGCGCGGTGGCCTCGTTGCTGGCGGATTGTTTGTTCTGCCCGGTGCCATCGCGATCATGGCGTTGAGCTGGATCTATGCGCTCTATGGCCACGTTGGCATAATCTCCGGTCTGTTCTTCGGCCTCAAGTGCGCTGTGCTTGCGGTAGTGCTTCAGGCGGTCATCCGGATTGGCAGCCGCTCACTCAAGAACACGGTAATGCGGAGCCTGGCCGCGGCCGCATTCGTGCTGATCTTCTTCTTCAACGTGCCATTTCCGCTGATCGTGCTGGCTGCCGGCGTGATCGGCTTCTTTGGCGGACGCGCTGGCGTCGCCGCGTTCCAGGTAGGTGGCGGACACGGTGCGGCGAGCGGGAAAATCGTTGCCGACGCCGACACGCTCTTGGGCGAAGTGCTCCCTGCCCATGCCAACCCGACCATCGGGCAATCGCTGCGCCAGGCGCTGGTATGGCTCGTCCTCTGGCTTGCCCCGGTCGCAGCCCTGTTCGTGCTGATGGGCGAGGGCAGCGTGTTCACGCAGATCGCCACCTTCTTCTCCAAGATGGCGGTGGTGACCTTCGGCGGCGCCTATGCCGTGCTGGCCTATGTCGCCCAGCAGGCGGTCGAGCATTATCACTGGCTGTCCGCGCGCGAGATGCTCGACGGACTCGGCATGGCGGAGACCACGCCGGGACCGCTTATCATGGTGCTGCAATTTGTTGGCTTCATGGGGGCCTTTCGCAATCCCGGGATGCTCTCGCCGCTTCTCGCCGGCACACTGGGTGGGCTGCTCGCTACCTGGGTCACGTTCATCCCCTGCTTCCTGTGGATTTTCCTTGGCGCGCCGTTCATTGAACGGATGCGCGGCAACAAGGCGCTATCGGGTGCGCTATCGGCGATCACCGCCGCCGTGGTCGGCGTGGTGCTCAATCTCGCCATCTGGTTTGCAATCCACACGATCTTCCGCGTGGTGCAGCCGTTCAGCGCAGGCCCGATCCATTTCGACCTGCCGCAACTAGCCAGCGTCGATCTTTGGGCGCTGGCAATATCGGCGGTCGCAATAGTAGCCATGTTCCGCATGAAGGTGGGCATTTTTACCACGCTGGGCGGCGCTTCTGCTGCTGGCATTGCCCTCCACTTTGCCGGAGTGCTGGCATGA
- a CDS encoding type IV secretory system conjugative DNA transfer family protein, whose translation MIQRAGTSPDGGAARLLIGVPLGLLIALAIASMIGWVILGLPVAAYDPLKMPQFVWYYRGDPRVAKAMAGGLAGGLTLLAGLVYALWARGAPLHGAARFASERELKRHGFRSAAGIVVGRKGGRFLTFGGSEHVLVEAPTRSGKGTGVVIPNLLTWQGSVVVLDVKRENFDASAGFRAHYGQQVFLFNPTDRQARTARYNPLAYIDRGDPDDVIIELQKIATMLFVVPERGEAFWANGARTGFAGVGAWLAETSDEPLTMGAIYRYLTEGDARSFFKKELANPSLCLSVGCRTALADFAGGSDNSFADIKKTITNVLGLWLNPLVDAATSASDFDLRDLRKRHISIYLGVSPDELDRIAPLYNLLFQQLIDLNVRELPDDTKPVPVLVILDEFARLGRASVIASAFAYVAGYGIRLLPVIQSRSQLRGVYGEHVADEIVANCGVEVAFTPKELRVANELSDRIGYVGQESVTRSLTINGLLANRSKSISEQRRALLLPQELMQFPTDRLILLRGGIPPIIGSKIFYFKSRFFKKRAFPPIVVPPLEKQKRRNIAPSPFRDMTDDEAVGNPAHPLTQDDIRTEDYPSFFADLLTLDRNGHASIIIEEGDEHG comes from the coding sequence ATGATCCAGAGAGCAGGCACCTCACCTGACGGCGGGGCGGCACGGCTGCTGATCGGCGTGCCGCTCGGGCTGCTGATCGCGCTCGCCATCGCCAGCATGATCGGATGGGTGATCCTGGGGCTTCCGGTGGCAGCTTATGACCCGCTCAAAATGCCGCAATTCGTCTGGTATTATCGCGGCGACCCGCGCGTCGCGAAGGCGATGGCGGGCGGATTGGCGGGTGGACTCACCCTGCTCGCCGGACTGGTCTATGCGCTATGGGCGCGCGGCGCGCCGCTCCACGGGGCTGCACGGTTTGCCAGCGAACGCGAACTCAAGCGGCACGGCTTCCGCTCGGCCGCTGGCATCGTCGTCGGGCGCAAGGGCGGGCGTTTCCTGACCTTCGGCGGCAGCGAGCATGTCCTGGTCGAAGCGCCGACCCGTTCGGGCAAAGGCACCGGCGTCGTCATTCCCAATCTGCTGACATGGCAAGGCTCGGTCGTCGTCCTCGACGTCAAGCGCGAAAATTTCGATGCGAGCGCGGGATTCCGCGCGCACTACGGGCAGCAGGTTTTCCTGTTCAACCCGACCGACCGGCAGGCGCGCACCGCGCGATACAACCCGCTCGCCTATATCGACCGCGGCGACCCCGACGACGTAATCATCGAGCTGCAAAAGATCGCGACCATGCTGTTCGTCGTACCCGAACGCGGCGAAGCCTTTTGGGCGAACGGCGCGCGCACCGGCTTCGCCGGTGTCGGGGCCTGGCTCGCGGAAACCAGCGACGAACCGCTGACGATGGGCGCGATCTACCGTTACCTAACCGAAGGCGACGCGCGGAGCTTCTTCAAAAAGGAGTTGGCGAACCCCAGCCTCTGCCTGTCGGTGGGATGCCGGACGGCGCTCGCCGATTTCGCCGGTGGTTCGGATAACAGCTTCGCCGACATCAAGAAGACCATCACCAATGTCCTCGGCCTGTGGCTCAATCCGCTGGTCGATGCGGCAACCTCGGCGAGCGATTTCGACCTGCGCGACCTGCGTAAGCGTCATATCTCGATCTACCTCGGCGTATCGCCCGACGAACTCGACCGCATCGCCCCGCTCTATAATCTGCTGTTCCAGCAGCTCATTGACCTGAATGTCCGGGAATTGCCCGATGACACCAAGCCGGTTCCCGTGCTGGTCATCCTCGATGAGTTTGCCCGGCTTGGCCGCGCCTCGGTCATTGCCAGCGCCTTTGCCTATGTCGCGGGCTACGGTATCCGCCTGCTCCCGGTGATCCAGTCGCGCTCGCAATTGCGCGGTGTTTACGGCGAGCATGTCGCCGACGAAATCGTCGCCAACTGCGGGGTCGAAGTGGCCTTCACCCCCAAGGAACTGCGGGTCGCGAACGAGCTGTCGGATCGCATCGGCTATGTCGGGCAGGAGAGTGTCACTCGATCGCTCACGATCAACGGCCTGCTCGCCAACCGCTCGAAGTCCATTTCCGAACAGCGCCGCGCATTGTTGCTGCCGCAGGAGCTGATGCAGTTTCCAACGGACAGGCTGATCCTGCTGCGCGGTGGGATTCCGCCGATCATCGGTAGCAAGATATTCTACTTCAAAAGCCGCTTTTTCAAGAAACGGGCTTTCCCGCCGATCGTGGTTCCGCCCCTCGAAAAGCAAAAACGCCGGAATATTGCACCTTCACCGTTCCGCGACATGACCGACGATGAGGCGGTGGGAAACCCCGCCCATCCGCTGACGCAGGACGACATCCGCACCGAAGACTATCCGAGCTTCTTTGCCGATCTGCTGACGTTGGATCGCAACGGCCACGCAAGCATCATCATAGAGGAAGGCGACGAGCATGGCTGA
- a CDS encoding LPD7 domain-containing protein yields the protein MADEQEGSAPSGRSRTERPKPVTAKAAPEKPRRKSEPPTVTDDLTGKFLRVGNKLYRTSDDKTPIVRIAGDRLKTSNIDALPDIIRIAKANGWTSITVSGGDKFKKAAYLAAAAQGLAVENYSPSKVVEAEAERLRTRLAEREKRREGPKAGTRTLPTGESLSTFKTLSERFLSQSHAENARDPDLRRAQSLVAQTISIARAKYPDDPVKASKEVEARRQEVAIRIARGDRIAVIQVRNQQAQRVREITQEQVLQRDGRSR from the coding sequence ATGGCTGATGAACAGGAAGGAAGCGCGCCTTCGGGGCGCAGTCGGACTGAAAGGCCCAAGCCGGTCACGGCGAAGGCTGCCCCGGAAAAGCCCAGGCGCAAATCCGAACCGCCGACCGTCACCGACGATCTCACGGGCAAATTTCTGCGCGTCGGCAACAAGCTCTACCGCACCTCGGATGACAAGACGCCGATCGTGCGGATCGCGGGCGACCGTCTCAAGACCAGCAATATCGACGCCCTTCCCGACATCATACGGATCGCCAAGGCGAACGGCTGGACGTCGATCACGGTTAGCGGCGGCGACAAGTTCAAAAAGGCGGCCTATCTCGCCGCCGCAGCGCAAGGGCTGGCGGTCGAGAATTACAGCCCGTCCAAGGTAGTCGAGGCCGAAGCTGAGCGCCTACGGACAAGGCTCGCCGAACGCGAGAAGCGCCGCGAGGGGCCGAAGGCTGGAACAAGAACACTGCCGACCGGGGAATCGCTGAGCACGTTCAAGACCCTCTCCGAGCGGTTTCTGAGCCAGTCCCACGCCGAAAACGCGCGTGATCCGGACCTGCGCCGCGCGCAAAGTCTGGTGGCCCAAACCATCTCGATTGCCCGTGCGAAATATCCCGACGATCCGGTCAAGGCGTCAAAGGAGGTCGAGGCGAGAAGGCAGGAAGTCGCCATCCGCATCGCCAGGGGTGACAGGATCGCCGTGATCCAGGTGCGGAACCAGCAAGCACAAAGAGTGCGCGAAATCACGCAGGAACAGGTGTTGCAGCGGGACGGGCGATCCCGATAG
- a CDS encoding superoxide dismutase, translating to MTKSTPSNQPKESAVTQRTIDRRDLLGASALLTAGAAMLGSTGAAAQAAIATGPAPANGPAFAPQPLPLPFDPKAIAGLSEKLLVSHHDNNYVGAVKRLATIENQLAALDPATAPNFTLNGLKREELIAWNSMILHEVYFAGLGAPTRPGGALASAIEHSFGSEARWRSEFVGMGKALGGGSGWVVLNYSSRDRRLVNQWAADHTMTLAGATPILVLDMYEHAYAIDYGAKAAAYVDAYMGSVNWTSADTRFAKASAP from the coding sequence ATGACCAAATCCACTCCATCCAACCAACCAAAGGAATCTGCCGTGACCCAGCGCACAATCGACCGCCGTGACCTGCTGGGCGCCAGCGCCTTGCTGACTGCGGGCGCAGCAATGCTCGGATCGACCGGAGCCGCCGCGCAGGCCGCCATCGCAACAGGCCCGGCACCGGCAAACGGTCCGGCCTTCGCCCCGCAGCCGCTACCCCTGCCGTTCGATCCTAAGGCGATTGCCGGCCTGTCGGAGAAGCTGCTCGTGAGCCACCACGACAACAATTACGTTGGCGCAGTGAAGCGGCTTGCAACGATTGAAAACCAGCTCGCCGCACTCGACCCGGCCACGGCACCGAACTTCACCCTGAACGGCCTCAAGCGCGAAGAGCTGATCGCCTGGAATTCGATGATTCTGCACGAGGTCTATTTCGCCGGCCTTGGCGCACCGACCCGGCCCGGCGGCGCATTGGCTTCGGCGATCGAGCATAGCTTCGGCAGCGAGGCCCGCTGGCGCAGTGAGTTCGTCGGAATGGGCAAGGCGCTTGGCGGCGGTTCGGGCTGGGTGGTTCTCAACTACAGCAGCCGCGATAGGCGTCTCGTCAATCAATGGGCGGCCGATCACACCATGACTCTGGCAGGCGCGACGCCGATCCTCGTGCTGGATATGTATGAACATGCCTATGCCATCGACTATGGCGCAAAGGCCGCTGCCTATGTGGATGCCTACATGGGATCTGTGAACTGGACTTCGGCGGACACCAGATTTGCGAAAGCCTCGGCACCCTGA
- a CDS encoding chromate resistance protein ChrB domain-containing protein — protein MSALNTIPIEKLVRLIGTANGPAILDVRTNEDFAADPRLIPGAVRKAVDDIADWAPSFAGQNVIAVCRAGHSLSQGAASWLRQAGSDADALDGGMAAWAKAGHPLVPESALPPRDARGRTVWVTRARPKVDRIACPWLIRRFVDPSAVFLFVAPNEVAGVAERFGATPFDVEGDGIVWSHDGERCTFDVMVEGFGLAGLLPLTHLALIVRGADTARPDIVPEAAGLVALSLGLSRMFADDLEQLDAGMLIYDALYRWCRDATGETHDWVSHQPKGSRAKAVTP, from the coding sequence ATGTCTGCTCTAAATACAATTCCTATTGAAAAACTTGTCCGGCTGATTGGCACTGCCAATGGGCCAGCCATTCTCGATGTTCGCACCAATGAAGATTTTGCTGCCGACCCGCGTTTGATTCCCGGTGCTGTCCGCAAGGCAGTGGATGATATTGCCGATTGGGCACCTTCCTTTGCCGGGCAGAATGTTATCGCTGTTTGCCGTGCGGGCCACAGCCTCAGCCAAGGGGCCGCTTCATGGCTGCGTCAGGCAGGGTCCGATGCCGACGCCCTCGACGGCGGAATGGCTGCCTGGGCGAAGGCTGGACACCCGCTGGTGCCGGAATCCGCGTTGCCGCCCCGCGATGCGCGAGGTCGGACGGTCTGGGTAACACGCGCACGGCCCAAGGTCGATCGTATCGCCTGCCCTTGGTTGATTCGGCGTTTTGTCGATCCCAGCGCGGTGTTTCTGTTCGTCGCCCCCAATGAGGTCGCAGGCGTGGCAGAACGCTTTGGTGCGACGCCGTTCGATGTTGAGGGCGACGGCATAGTCTGGAGCCATGATGGAGAACGCTGCACATTCGACGTGATGGTTGAAGGGTTCGGTCTCGCGGGACTGCTGCCGCTGACGCATCTCGCGCTGATCGTGCGTGGGGCGGATACCGCGAGGCCCGACATTGTGCCCGAGGCCGCAGGCCTCGTTGCCCTGTCGCTTGGCTTGTCCCGGATGTTCGCCGATGACCTCGAACAGCTCGATGCCGGAATGCTGATCTATGACGCGCTTTATCGCTGGTGCCGCGATGCGACCGGCGAAACGCATGACTGGGTATCTCACCAACCCAAGGGTTCGCGCGCCAAGGCGGTGACGCCATGA
- a CDS encoding type IV secretion system protein yields the protein MDFSDHVFTTMFEALNNALAGIVGKYAAVIGIVAPALRIGIVIYISLLGYAIMRGAVQYPFREYAYRGCQLAFLYFAVTSLYGSQIGMFALGGLPGQFASALGGSDVGGLGGYYDKLAGTGFETANTMRKIAADYQQTQGTIPDIGYAVFSGFLVVMVIIATLLCAAIGFVISAFGLFALALLSVVGPLFVAGLLFESTRGYFFAWLGACINYLMLIVFALVLTLFLTQTGDAVIATISENDEIGMAAIKALAFYALGFFFFLQIPMLAASLGGGGPALANQFASAIAAAGGFVAGRGATATQATSRAIERGFARGIARMRTSGSVSRGTQ from the coding sequence ATGGATTTCAGCGATCATGTTTTTACCACGATGTTCGAGGCGCTCAACAATGCGCTGGCGGGCATTGTCGGCAAATATGCGGCGGTGATCGGCATCGTGGCTCCGGCGCTGCGGATCGGAATCGTGATCTATATCTCGCTGCTCGGCTACGCGATCATGCGCGGCGCGGTCCAATACCCTTTCCGCGAATACGCCTATCGCGGGTGCCAGCTCGCGTTTCTCTATTTCGCCGTCACGTCGCTCTACGGAAGCCAGATCGGCATGTTCGCGCTGGGCGGCCTCCCCGGCCAGTTCGCCAGCGCGTTGGGCGGCTCGGACGTCGGCGGTCTGGGCGGATATTATGACAAGCTCGCAGGCACAGGCTTCGAGACCGCGAACACGATGCGGAAAATCGCCGCCGACTACCAGCAAACCCAGGGAACGATTCCCGACATCGGCTATGCGGTCTTTTCCGGCTTCCTGGTGGTGATGGTGATCATCGCCACCCTGCTCTGCGCCGCCATCGGCTTCGTGATCAGCGCCTTCGGGCTGTTTGCGCTCGCCCTGCTGTCGGTGGTCGGGCCGCTGTTCGTGGCCGGGCTGCTGTTCGAGTCGACGCGCGGATATTTCTTCGCCTGGCTCGGCGCCTGCATCAACTATCTGATGCTGATCGTGTTTGCGCTCGTGCTGACGCTGTTCCTGACGCAAACCGGCGATGCGGTCATCGCGACGATCTCCGAGAACGATGAAATCGGCATGGCCGCGATCAAGGCGCTCGCGTTCTACGCGCTCGGTTTCTTCTTCTTCCTGCAAATTCCGATGCTGGCGGCCTCGCTCGGTGGCGGCGGTCCTGCGCTCGCCAACCAGTTCGCTTCGGCGATCGCAGCGGCGGGCGGCTTTGTCGCCGGGCGCGGCGCGACCGCCACACAGGCAACCAGCCGCGCCATCGAACGCGGCTTTGCGCGTGGGATCGCGCGGATGCGGACGTCAGGCTCGGTGAGCCGTGGGACACAGTAG
- the virB9 gene encoding P-type conjugative transfer protein VirB9, whose product MKRTSCLTAIAMLLASTPASPSETPRPTAQDNRIREVIYSDTQVFRIVGVFRSATQIVFSPGERVEHVALGDTVSWEVAPAENSLFIKPRELAGSTNLIVITRSSTGNRTYTFELSARRGGIGARSADTFFKVVFRYPREEAAAAQAAATQAAYSRAVALQAGAIRSALDLAVLEGKRNLQYSVQGSSAIQPSEITDNGQFTALRFPNQRELPAFFAVNPDGSESIVPFDVRDEFVVIHGVFAQLRLRRGGQVLCVFNEAPDFYGRDPKTGTASSIVERTQERK is encoded by the coding sequence ATGAAACGAACGAGCTGCCTGACGGCAATCGCGATGCTGCTGGCCAGCACCCCGGCAAGCCCAAGTGAAACCCCGCGCCCGACCGCGCAGGACAATCGCATCCGCGAAGTGATCTACAGCGACACCCAGGTTTTCCGCATTGTCGGCGTGTTCCGCTCCGCAACGCAGATCGTGTTCTCCCCGGGCGAGCGCGTCGAGCATGTCGCACTTGGCGATACGGTATCGTGGGAAGTGGCCCCGGCAGAAAACTCGCTGTTCATCAAACCGCGCGAGTTGGCCGGATCGACCAACCTGATCGTCATCACCCGCTCCAGCACGGGCAATCGCACCTACACGTTCGAGCTGTCGGCGCGGCGCGGGGGCATCGGCGCGCGCTCCGCCGATACCTTCTTCAAGGTGGTGTTCCGCTATCCGCGCGAAGAGGCGGCGGCGGCACAGGCTGCGGCGACGCAGGCCGCTTACTCCCGCGCCGTCGCGCTGCAAGCAGGCGCGATCCGCTCGGCGCTCGACCTCGCCGTTCTCGAAGGCAAGCGGAACCTCCAATACAGCGTGCAGGGTTCGTCGGCGATCCAGCCCTCCGAAATCACCGACAATGGCCAGTTCACCGCGCTACGCTTTCCCAACCAGCGCGAACTTCCGGCCTTTTTTGCGGTCAATCCCGATGGCAGCGAGAGCATCGTTCCTTTCGATGTCCGCGACGAATTTGTCGTGATTCACGGCGTGTTCGCCCAGCTTCGCCTCCGGCGCGGTGGGCAAGTGCTGTGCGTGTTCAACGAAGCCCCGGACTTCTACGGGCGCGACCCGAAGACCGGCACGGCATCGAGCATCGTCGAACGGACGCAGGAGAGAAAGTGA
- the virB11 gene encoding P-type DNA transfer ATPase VirB11 gives MAAPGKNTAVLDSVTAPLRKYLDDECVTELVINRPGEVGIERRGGWTWESEPSLDFRNLTALATAAAAFTSQDITRENPIVSTIFPTGERVQIIVPPVVPDETVSITVRKPSTVTMTLADFEATGLFKETRIAEKQVSAQELDLLALLKAGRHVEFFDRAVKARLNILISGATGSGKTTLSKGLIQLIPPEERLLTIEDTRELIVPHKNVVHMLYAKDGQGTANVTAKHLLESALRMRPDRILLQELRDGTAFFYLRNVNSGHPGSITTIHADSAELAFEQLTLLVKESEGGSDLARGDIRALLKMLVDVVVQTKKVGGEFRVTEIYYDPESRHLT, from the coding sequence ATGGCGGCACCGGGAAAAAATACCGCTGTGCTCGACAGCGTGACGGCCCCGTTGCGCAAATATCTCGACGACGAGTGCGTCACCGAACTGGTCATCAACCGCCCCGGCGAGGTCGGAATCGAACGGCGCGGCGGCTGGACATGGGAAAGCGAGCCCAGCCTCGATTTCAGGAACCTGACGGCGCTTGCGACCGCCGCTGCGGCATTCACCAGCCAGGACATCACCCGCGAAAACCCGATCGTCTCGACCATTTTCCCGACCGGCGAGCGGGTGCAAATCATCGTGCCGCCGGTTGTCCCCGATGAAACGGTGTCGATCACCGTGCGCAAACCCTCGACCGTCACGATGACGCTGGCCGATTTCGAGGCGACGGGGCTGTTCAAGGAAACGCGGATCGCCGAAAAGCAGGTGTCGGCCCAGGAACTGGACTTGCTCGCGCTGCTCAAGGCCGGCCGCCACGTGGAATTCTTCGACCGCGCGGTGAAGGCCCGGCTCAACATCCTGATCTCGGGGGCGACCGGCTCGGGCAAGACCACGCTGTCCAAGGGACTGATCCAACTCATCCCGCCCGAAGAACGGCTGTTGACGATCGAGGACACGCGCGAGCTGATCGTCCCGCATAAGAATGTCGTCCACATGCTTTACGCCAAGGACGGCCAGGGCACCGCCAACGTCACCGCAAAACACTTGCTCGAAAGCGCGCTCAGGATGCGGCCCGACCGCATCTTGCTCCAGGAACTGCGCGACGGGACGGCCTTCTTTTACCTGCGCAACGTCAACTCGGGGCATCCGGGCTCGATCACCACCATTCATGCGGACTCGGCGGAGCTGGCGTTCGAGCAACTGACTCTACTGGTCAAGGAAAGCGAAGGCGGCTCCGATCTGGCGCGCGGCGACATTCGCGCGCTGCTCAAGATGCTCGTCGATGTCGTCGTCCAGACCAAGAAAGTGGGCGGCGAGTTTCGCGTGACGGAGATCTATTATGATCCAGAGAGCAGGCACCTCACCTGA